The nucleotide window AGGCGGTCGCGGCCTCGCAGGCGGCCACCGTCAAAATGACGATCACCAGCACCTGGCCGTCGAAGTTGTTGTGGTAGCGGCCCCAGGCGACCAGGCTGAGCGAGACGCCTTGCAGCATCATTTCGGCGCACAGAAACATGACGATCATGTTCCGCCGGGCCAGCAGCCCGACCAGGCCGATGCCGAACAACAGCGCGCCGACCACCAGGTAATTGTGCAGCAGTTGGACTTCACCCATGAGCGCGTCCTCCCACCGAGCGAGCCGGATGGTCGAGTCGGCGCGTCGAGCTGACGATGGCCACCGCCCCGACCAGGGCCACCAGCAACAGCGTGCCCGCCACTTCGATGGCGATCAGGTGCGTGCTGAACAGTCGCCCACCCAAGGAAGCAACATGCTCCGGGTTGAGCACGCCGGCGGCACGATCGACCGGCTGGTCGGTTTCGAGCCAGAAGCGCGGCGTCGGCTGACCCTCGGCCACTTGCGACGGTTGCATGGCCTGGCTCAGGGCCATGGTCAAAACGCCGACCATCACTGCGCCAGCGAACGCCGACAGGGCGGCTTCCCAACTGACACGATCGTAAAAGGCGTGCCCCTCGGGCTGGGCCAGCATCAACACGAACAGGAACGTGACCAGAATCGCCCCGGCGTAGACGACCACCGTCGCCACGCCCAGGAACTGGGAGCCTTGATACATGAACAAGCCCCCCACGCCGAGCAAGGTGAGCGCGAACCAAATGGCACAGTAAACCGGCGAGCGGAACGTGACGGTGCAGACGGCCGAGCCGACCGTCAGAGCCGCCAGCGCCAGAAATACTACGTCTTCGGCCCACGAGCCCAACAACGGGCCAGCGAACTTCCATTGCGGTGATGGACCGTTGCGATAGAACGTCAGGCCAAAGTGGACCAGCAGCGTCAACAGCGCCAAGCCAGCCGCTACCAGACCAGTGCCGGCTTGCCGACCACTGCGACCGCCGCGCGGCAGCAACAGCCAGAGCCCGGCGGCGAATAACAGGGTGGCCAGCGCCAACGGCCATTGAGCGACGATCATCCCGGCGCCGCCGTCGATCATAGGGTGCCTCCGTACTGAATCGACTTCATCGGCTCGGCATCCTTGGTCATGTCGAAGACGCTCAACAGCTTTTCCTTGTCAAAGATCATTTCCTCGCGGCTGCGCCCGGTCAGATCGTACAAGCTGGTCAGCTCGATCGCGTCGACCGGGCAAGCTTCTTCGCACATGCCACAGAAAATGCACCGCAGCTCGTCGATCGTGAAGCTCTCGGGATACTTCTCGCGGTCGGGCCAGGGGCTTTCCACGCCGATGATGTCGATGCAGTGGGCCGGGCAAGCCGTGGCACAGAGAAAGCAAGCCACGCACTTCACGCGACCGTGCTCGTCCTTGTTCAAGCGGTGGACGCCCCGGTAGATCAGCGGATTGCCGGGCTGGTGACGCACCTCGGGGAAACTGACGGTGATCTTCGGCCCCACCAGGTGGCGCGCCGTCGTCGTCAGCCCTTGGACCAGCAGCGGCAAATACATCTTGCCGGTCAAGCCGAGCTTCGGCTCTTCAATCCATTTCACGTTGGGGTCGTCGGCACGCATGGTATGAGGAAGTTGCTAGTTGCTGGTTGCTAGTTCTGAGTTAAATGCAGTAGGCAGATGTTCGTCGTCTTGTCTAATTGCTAATTGCTAATCGCTTCGTCATTCACTAATCGCTTCCAGGCGCGGGCGGTTGTCTGTTTGCAGCGGTGTGAAGATTGCCGCGATCGTCCAGGCGACGATGGCGATGCCCCACATGGCGGCCATGGCCCACACCGGCGAAAATCCAAGCTTGTTCTCGGCCTTGTCCCAGCCGAATTCGACCAGCACCGCCACCGCGGCCAGATTCACCAGCCCCAGCGGCAGCATCACCTTCCAGGCCAGGTCCATCAGTTGGTCAAAGCGGAACCGCGGCCAACTCCAACGGGCGAGCATGAAGAACACGATCACCGCCAGCACCTTCCCTTGCAGCACCAGGACCCGCATGATCGCTTCAAACCAGGTGACTTCATCCTTGCTGCTGCCGGTCAGGCCCCAGAAGTGCCAGCCGCCGAAGAACAAAATCACGATCAGGAACGCCGCTGTCACCATGTGCAAGAACTCGGCGATCAAGAACATCAAGAGCCGCATGCCGGCGTACTCGGTGTGATAACCGCCAACGAGCTCCTGTTCGCACTCGGGCAAGTCGAACGGCAACCGCGCCGCCTCGGCAAAGGCCGCCACGACAAACGTGACGAAACCGATCGGCTGCAAGAACATGTTCCAAACGCCTGTCGAGGCCTGCTGGTCGATGACGTTTTCGAGCCGCAGTGAGCCACTCATCAGCACCACGCCCAACAGCCCCAGCCCCAAGGGCAATTCATAGGCGATCAACTGGGCACTGCTGCGCAGGCCGCCCAGGAAGCTGTACTTGCTGTTGCTGGCCCAACCGCCCAGGATCACGCCGTACACCGCGATGCTCGACAAGGCAAAGACGTAGATAATGCCGACATCGAAAGCTGGCGCCACGCAAAGCTGAATCGGCTGCTCGACTCCTTCGATGCCCAAGTCCTTCGGCAGCACGCTGCCAAACGGAATCGCGGCAAAGATCGCCAGCGCCGCCGTCAGGATCACGATCGGCGCAATGGTGAACAAACCGCGATCAACCTGAGCCGGCGTGTTCTCTTCCTTGAAGATAAACTTCAGGCCGTCGGCCAGCGGTTGGCCCAGGCCGAAGAGCTTGAACTTGGTGAGCGGGATGCCGACGCGGTTGGGGCCCACGCGGTCCTGCGTCCAAGCGGCGATCCACCGCTCGAGCAGCACCAAATAGGCCGCCGCCGTCATCAGCCCCCCGATCATCAGGGCAATCTTCACCAGCGCGACTACCACCGTTTCCATCGCCAATTCACCTGCGGACGTTGATACGAACTTGTTCTCGATATGCGGCACGCGACGTTTCGCGCGCCCAGGGCTCTTAGGCCGGCGCGGCGGCCGCAGTTGTTGCCGCCGCTTCGCCATTAGCCAGTTGATTCAATTTTAGGTCGACGCCTTGCTCGGGCACTTCGGAACCGGCCAGCGAGAAGTACGGAATCGCGGCGGCCAGTTCGCTGAGCACCTTGCGGGCGTTGTACAGCCCAGTCCGATCCGACAGCCGCCAGTAGAGCGCCCCCTCGGGCACCACGCCGGCCGGTGGACGAATGGCCCAGCGAACCGATTGCAGCCGATCGTTGGCGTTGACGAACGAGCCATCGCGCTCGGCAAAGGCACCGGCCGGCAACCGCCAATCGGCCCGCTCCCAGAGCGGCGAGTTGAACATGTCCTGCACGACTACCACGCCGACCTTGTCAAAGACCACCGACTCGGCGTCATTGATCCACGGGTGTGGGTAACCGGCCGTGATCCACAAGCCGCCGAACTCTCCTTGCGCGGCCTTGGCCAGCACATCTTCCCAGCGCGGCACCGCGTGCATGTAGTG belongs to Planctomycetota bacterium and includes:
- the nuoK gene encoding NADH-quinone oxidoreductase subunit NuoK, with product MGEVQLLHNYLVVGALLFGIGLVGLLARRNMIVMFLCAEMMLQGVSLSLVAWGRYHNNFDGQVLVIVILTVAACEAATALALVLMLYHHTDRLDIADWQSLREANQPAFIDEELPADIHPKPEWPELTPAGREAPLSPEKQDELRHRLHV
- a CDS encoding NADH-quinone oxidoreductase subunit I, with amino-acid sequence MRADDPNVKWIEEPKLGLTGKMYLPLLVQGLTTTARHLVGPKITVSFPEVRHQPGNPLIYRGVHRLNKDEHGRVKCVACFLCATACPAHCIDIIGVESPWPDREKYPESFTIDELRCIFCGMCEEACPVDAIELTSLYDLTGRSREEMIFDKEKLLSVFDMTKDAEPMKSIQYGGTL
- a CDS encoding NADH-quinone oxidoreductase subunit J; this translates as MIDGGAGMIVAQWPLALATLLFAAGLWLLLPRGGRSGRQAGTGLVAAGLALLTLLVHFGLTFYRNGPSPQWKFAGPLLGSWAEDVVFLALAALTVGSAVCTVTFRSPVYCAIWFALTLLGVGGLFMYQGSQFLGVATVVVYAGAILVTFLFVLMLAQPEGHAFYDRVSWEAALSAFAGAVMVGVLTMALSQAMQPSQVAEGQPTPRFWLETDQPVDRAAGVLNPEHVASLGGRLFSTHLIAIEVAGTLLLVALVGAVAIVSSTRRLDHPARSVGGRAHG
- a CDS encoding NADH-quinone oxidoreductase subunit H, coding for METVVVALVKIALMIGGLMTAAAYLVLLERWIAAWTQDRVGPNRVGIPLTKFKLFGLGQPLADGLKFIFKEENTPAQVDRGLFTIAPIVILTAALAIFAAIPFGSVLPKDLGIEGVEQPIQLCVAPAFDVGIIYVFALSSIAVYGVILGGWASNSKYSFLGGLRSSAQLIAYELPLGLGLLGVVLMSGSLRLENVIDQQASTGVWNMFLQPIGFVTFVVAAFAEAARLPFDLPECEQELVGGYHTEYAGMRLLMFLIAEFLHMVTAAFLIVILFFGGWHFWGLTGSSKDEVTWFEAIMRVLVLQGKVLAVIVFFMLARWSWPRFRFDQLMDLAWKVMLPLGLVNLAAVAVLVEFGWDKAENKLGFSPVWAMAAMWGIAIVAWTIAAIFTPLQTDNRPRLEAISE